Proteins encoded in a region of the Vibrio ponticus genome:
- a CDS encoding HlyD family secretion protein, with translation MKNKKTLLLSATAIALASWIGYSFYQAYQPKPMHLQGQIESQQYSISSKVAGRIDQVLVRKGDEVKQEQLIFTIHSPEIEAKLEQAKAGQKAAGALAQEAEKGARVQQIQAAKDQWQKAKAAADLMEKTYLRVNNLYNDGVVAEQKRDEAKTQWQAAKYTESAAFQMYQMAKEGARSETKLAAVEKARMAAGAVAEVEAFAADTQIKSWFDGEVSQVLLQSGELAPQGFPVVTVVDRQDSWAVLNVREDWLKHFNKGSTFTAYLPALDKQVEFKVTHVAVMGDFATWRSTDASQGFDLRTFEVEARPVTPEPELRMGMSLVVEL, from the coding sequence ATGAAAAACAAAAAAACATTATTACTTTCGGCCACTGCAATTGCTCTCGCCTCTTGGATTGGTTACAGCTTTTACCAAGCCTACCAACCGAAACCTATGCATCTACAGGGTCAGATTGAATCGCAGCAATACAGCATTTCCTCTAAAGTTGCAGGGCGTATCGACCAAGTTTTGGTGCGTAAAGGCGATGAAGTAAAGCAAGAACAACTAATTTTCACCATTCACAGCCCTGAAATTGAAGCCAAACTTGAACAAGCCAAAGCCGGTCAAAAAGCGGCGGGTGCATTGGCACAAGAAGCAGAAAAAGGTGCGCGTGTACAACAGATTCAAGCAGCCAAAGATCAATGGCAAAAAGCCAAAGCAGCCGCTGATCTGATGGAAAAAACCTATCTACGCGTGAACAATCTATACAATGATGGGGTGGTTGCCGAGCAAAAACGTGACGAGGCGAAAACCCAGTGGCAAGCCGCGAAGTACACTGAAAGTGCCGCGTTCCAAATGTACCAAATGGCGAAAGAAGGCGCCCGTTCTGAAACCAAACTTGCCGCTGTGGAAAAAGCGCGCATGGCTGCCGGCGCGGTAGCGGAAGTAGAAGCCTTTGCCGCTGACACACAAATCAAAAGCTGGTTTGACGGTGAAGTATCTCAGGTATTGCTACAAAGTGGCGAACTCGCACCGCAAGGTTTTCCTGTGGTTACCGTCGTCGATAGACAAGATTCGTGGGCAGTGCTCAATGTACGTGAAGATTGGCTAAAACACTTTAACAAAGGCAGCACATTCACCGCCTATCTGCCTGCATTGGACAAGCAAGTAGAATTCAAAGTAACCCATGTTGCCGTAATGGGCGACTTCGCTACTTGGCGCTCTACCGATGCCTCTCAAGGGTTTGATCTGCGCACTTTTGAAGTGGAAGCGCGCCCTGTGACACCAGAGCCAGAGTTACGTATGGGCATGAGTTTGGTGGTTGAGCTGTAA
- a CDS encoding TolC family protein, which produces MKLRPHSLLLSLSLSCVAISPMAYSAAISFDEAWQLLQQDNNSIAAQRANVERYQHLQSATDDLNLPKVTIGANYTRLDQDVTVSGKQLLDSIDGVSPAISGILNPVIGSVTSTISERDIFTSSIRAIWPIFTGGRISAAQSAAQGKTDEARSQLAMETQARYEDLSKYYFSVVLAQEVVTTRKLVESGLTKHRDNAVKLEQQGQIARVERLQADAALDKAIVERKKAQKSLEIAQSALTEILNQTTSVEPRSALFINQNLPPLSAFVEQTLETYPGLDLLDAKEKQASSLIQAEKGKYYPEVYLYGDYSLHEDDSLASQMKPDWLVGLGVSVPLIDNSGRSENVQAAHSAVSQVRYLKAQAKQDLSVLVKKTYLEAQQAQEEVIGLGSSIELAKENLRLREKAFSQGISTSTDVVDAQLYLASVQTQRAAASFNYLISLSKLLALSSQMNSFAQYQHNAIATHSL; this is translated from the coding sequence ATGAAACTACGTCCTCATTCTCTGTTACTCAGTCTATCTCTTAGTTGCGTAGCAATATCGCCTATGGCTTATAGTGCCGCGATCAGTTTTGATGAGGCTTGGCAACTGCTACAGCAAGATAACAATTCCATCGCCGCACAACGCGCCAATGTTGAGCGTTATCAACACCTGCAAAGTGCCACTGACGATCTTAATCTGCCTAAAGTCACTATTGGCGCTAACTACACTCGTCTGGATCAAGATGTAACGGTTTCGGGAAAGCAGTTGCTCGATAGTATTGATGGTGTATCACCAGCAATATCCGGCATCCTTAACCCTGTTATTGGCTCGGTCACCTCTACGATTTCTGAACGTGATATTTTCACCTCTTCTATTCGTGCTATTTGGCCTATCTTTACCGGTGGACGCATTAGTGCCGCGCAAAGTGCTGCGCAAGGTAAAACCGACGAGGCGCGTAGCCAACTGGCAATGGAAACTCAGGCGCGTTATGAAGATTTAAGTAAGTACTATTTCAGTGTGGTACTCGCGCAAGAAGTGGTTACGACGCGTAAACTGGTTGAAAGCGGTTTAACCAAACATCGTGACAACGCCGTCAAACTCGAACAACAAGGTCAAATTGCGCGTGTTGAGCGCCTTCAAGCAGACGCGGCTTTAGATAAAGCGATAGTGGAACGCAAAAAAGCGCAAAAGAGTTTGGAGATTGCCCAATCGGCACTGACTGAAATTCTCAACCAAACCACCAGCGTCGAACCTCGCAGCGCCCTGTTTATTAACCAGAACCTGCCGCCTCTATCTGCTTTTGTCGAGCAAACACTTGAGACTTATCCGGGTCTTGATCTGCTCGATGCCAAAGAAAAACAAGCCAGCAGCCTAATTCAGGCAGAAAAAGGCAAATACTACCCTGAAGTTTATCTATACGGTGATTACAGCCTGCACGAAGACGACTCGCTAGCGAGCCAGATGAAACCGGACTGGCTGGTCGGGCTCGGTGTTAGTGTGCCGCTGATCGATAACAGCGGTCGCAGTGAAAATGTACAAGCAGCCCACAGTGCAGTTAGCCAAGTGCGCTACCTAAAAGCGCAAGCAAAACAAGATCTCTCCGTATTGGTTAAGAAAACCTATTTAGAGGCACAGCAAGCACAAGAAGAAGTCATCGGTTTGGGCTCTAGCATCGAACTGGCAAAAGAGAACTTACGTTTACGCGAAAAAGCGTTTTCTCAAGGTATTTCAACCTCAACCGATGTGGTTGACGCGCAGCTCTATTTGGCTAGCGTACAAACGCAACGCGCTGCCGCTAGCTTCAACTATCTTATTTCGCTATCAAAACTGTTGGCGCTTTCTAGCCAAATGAACAGTTTTGCTCAATATCAACACAATGCAATTGCAACTCACAGCCTGTAA
- a CDS encoding HD domain-containing phosphohydrolase — MTQSLTSARRFSIRFTVGTMFIFATVITAAIAISMQYYFSKQMSQDHVLSKLSMASAEISEYIQQIEINASSSAKILRSVSIAAERQLSERDIRDIFIQVLVDNPLFYSLYYGNKNEDFYQIINLDSAPIVRERIGAEDNDRWVIIKIKGDAKNRIRTTEYFTERLSRTRIESETSNYFPSQRPWFHSASEKSVYKTDPYLFKHLKITGQTYSTRSKTSVIGVDIVLSSVSSKISADSLGLAANPNVEAFLFNHNGEVIASNLPSRNEITIPRAKPIALTEQQRSLIASAPTLVVSNQNNWGPYDFAQAGEPQGYAIDRLKLLAQSTGLQLEFVNGFDSNTLLSKFVTGKIDVLHSVTDDLATSYGFESLDFYSAPIGIATVTGQNAPASLYDIDTQRVGVIAGRGMAELISRTLPDVNIFRVNDFKAAKQHLLNGQVDYVVDSYLALNEMKGIANSDAIEVNKLVGLDSISFQLLLNERHSHLMPIMLKALKQITAEQQLALETKWLDESVSKGGFVPYPELFELALNESNHNQILQSDDQRSFIYLSSVSGIGGNEYFAVIVPEEVITSQVMSRLMTSIAITALVMIIILPIAWIFGSPIVKPVTQLRSETQLIKQRKFNKVQLVNSRIKEVHELSESMLEMVDEIEKYHKEREAFIDAFIYVIAQAIDDKSPYTAGHCNRVPELGIMLAEIAEQTQSGKFKEFKFNSEDERREFRIAAWLHDCGKITTPEHIVDKGTKLEANYNRIHEVRTRFEVLWRDAEIEYLKAVLDEPNSKAAAFETLHQRHAQLQQDFEFVAKANVGGEFMSDEAISRVKEIAEQTWLRHFDNRLGLSPFEELSKMPTKESLPTEEKLLADKPEHVIHRVRPLEFDPKLGFDIEVPEHQYNQGEIYNLIIRRGTLTAEDRFKINEHMTSGIKMLEALPFPPELAKVPRYASTHHETLNGRGYPRKLSASDLSIPERILAIADIFEALTAADRPYKKAKPLSVAIDIMHSMAKDEHIDYDLFILFLASGGFERYAELYLPESQRDKVELSKYLKQQQPA, encoded by the coding sequence ATGACTCAATCGTTAACGTCGGCTAGAAGGTTTTCTATACGTTTTACTGTCGGAACCATGTTTATCTTTGCTACCGTGATAACTGCCGCGATAGCGATAAGCATGCAGTATTATTTCAGCAAACAAATGTCTCAAGATCATGTGCTGAGTAAACTGAGCATGGCGAGTGCAGAGATCAGTGAATATATTCAACAAATTGAGATCAACGCCAGCAGCAGCGCGAAGATATTACGCAGTGTTTCTATTGCGGCTGAGCGCCAACTGAGCGAACGCGATATTCGTGATATTTTCATTCAGGTGTTGGTCGACAATCCGCTGTTTTATAGCCTTTACTATGGCAATAAAAATGAGGATTTCTATCAGATTATTAATCTGGACTCTGCGCCGATTGTTCGTGAGCGAATAGGTGCTGAGGATAATGATCGTTGGGTGATCATTAAAATTAAAGGCGATGCTAAAAACCGGATTAGAACCACCGAATACTTTACAGAGCGTTTATCACGCACGCGAATTGAATCCGAAACCAGTAACTATTTTCCTTCACAAAGACCTTGGTTTCACTCTGCGAGTGAAAAGTCAGTCTATAAAACCGATCCTTACCTGTTTAAGCATTTAAAGATCACCGGGCAAACTTACTCTACGCGCAGTAAGACATCGGTGATTGGTGTCGATATTGTTTTGTCGTCAGTCAGCTCAAAAATATCGGCGGATTCACTAGGGCTTGCAGCGAATCCAAATGTCGAGGCGTTTTTGTTTAATCACAATGGCGAAGTGATCGCTTCGAACTTGCCTTCGCGAAATGAGATAACGATCCCGCGAGCCAAGCCAATTGCGTTGACTGAGCAACAGAGAAGCCTAATTGCTAGTGCGCCGACATTGGTTGTTTCCAACCAGAATAATTGGGGACCTTATGACTTTGCCCAAGCCGGCGAGCCTCAAGGGTACGCAATTGATAGATTGAAGTTGCTGGCACAATCAACGGGACTCCAGTTGGAGTTCGTCAATGGGTTCGATTCCAACACCTTACTGAGTAAATTCGTCACTGGCAAAATTGACGTTTTACACTCGGTGACCGACGATCTGGCTACCTCGTATGGTTTCGAATCCCTCGATTTCTATTCTGCACCAATTGGGATTGCCACTGTGACTGGTCAAAACGCGCCTGCGAGCTTATATGACATAGATACACAACGGGTTGGTGTTATCGCTGGGCGAGGTATGGCTGAGCTAATTAGTCGCACCTTGCCCGATGTGAATATTTTCCGTGTGAATGATTTCAAGGCGGCTAAACAACACCTACTTAACGGGCAAGTGGATTATGTTGTTGACAGTTACTTAGCGTTGAACGAGATGAAAGGCATTGCTAATAGCGACGCCATAGAGGTGAATAAATTGGTCGGTCTCGACAGCATCTCTTTTCAACTTTTACTCAATGAGCGCCACTCGCACCTTATGCCAATCATGCTAAAAGCGTTAAAGCAGATAACGGCTGAACAGCAACTTGCTTTAGAGACTAAATGGCTGGACGAAAGCGTCTCTAAAGGCGGCTTTGTCCCTTATCCGGAATTGTTTGAATTGGCGCTCAACGAGTCGAATCACAATCAGATTCTGCAAAGTGACGACCAACGCAGTTTTATCTATCTCTCTTCAGTTTCAGGTATCGGTGGTAATGAGTACTTCGCTGTTATTGTGCCCGAAGAGGTGATTACCTCACAGGTGATGTCGCGCTTGATGACATCGATTGCGATCACAGCTTTGGTGATGATCATCATATTACCGATCGCATGGATATTTGGCTCACCAATAGTGAAGCCTGTAACTCAGTTAAGATCTGAAACGCAGTTAATTAAACAGCGGAAATTTAACAAGGTTCAGTTGGTGAATAGTCGAATCAAAGAAGTCCATGAGCTGTCTGAATCGATGTTGGAAATGGTCGATGAAATAGAGAAGTATCATAAAGAGCGTGAAGCTTTTATTGATGCGTTTATTTATGTTATCGCACAAGCAATCGATGATAAATCGCCTTATACCGCGGGACATTGTAATCGTGTGCCGGAGCTGGGGATTATGTTGGCGGAAATTGCCGAGCAAACGCAGAGCGGTAAGTTTAAAGAGTTCAAGTTCAACAGTGAAGATGAGCGCCGTGAGTTCAGAATTGCCGCTTGGTTACATGATTGCGGCAAAATCACGACACCAGAGCATATTGTCGATAAGGGCACTAAGCTTGAAGCGAACTACAATCGTATCCATGAAGTACGGACTCGTTTTGAAGTGCTTTGGCGTGACGCTGAAATTGAATATCTTAAAGCGGTGTTGGACGAGCCAAATTCAAAAGCAGCAGCATTTGAAACCCTTCATCAACGCCATGCTCAATTACAACAGGACTTCGAATTTGTCGCCAAAGCCAATGTGGGTGGCGAATTTATGAGTGATGAAGCGATATCGAGAGTGAAAGAAATCGCAGAGCAAACTTGGCTGCGACATTTTGATAATCGTCTTGGACTGTCACCTTTTGAAGAGCTCAGTAAAATGCCAACTAAGGAATCACTGCCTACTGAGGAAAAGCTCTTAGCGGACAAACCAGAGCATGTAATACATCGGGTTAGACCGTTGGAATTTGATCCTAAACTCGGTTTTGATATTGAGGTTCCAGAACATCAATACAATCAAGGTGAAATCTATAACTTGATTATCCGCCGGGGAACGTTGACCGCAGAAGATCGCTTTAAAATCAATGAGCATATGACCAGTGGAATTAAGATGCTGGAAGCGTTGCCATTCCCACCAGAGTTAGCAAAGGTACCGCGCTATGCGTCAACTCACCATGAGACATTGAATGGGCGAGGCTATCCACGCAAACTCAGCGCAAGCGATCTATCGATACCGGAAAGAATTTTGGCGATCGCTGATATATTTGAGGCGTTGACAGCCGCGGATCGCCCTTATAAGAAAGCCAAACCACTGAGTGTCGCGATTGATATCATGCACAGTATGGCAAAGGATGAGCATATTGATTACGACTTGTTTATTCTGTTTCTAGCCAGCGGTGGGTTTGAGCGATACGCTGAACTGTACTTACCGGAATCACAGCGAGATAAAGTAGAGCTATCTAAGTATTTGAAGCAGCAGCAACCAGCCTAA
- a CDS encoding tripartite tricarboxylate transporter permease gives MLDGILQGLSTAVMPMNIMMVIVGCFVGTFIGMLPGLGPISAIALMIPITYGLEPSSGLILMAGVYYGAVFGGSTSSILINAPGCSSTVVTAFDGYPMAKKGMAGKALALAAYSSFTGGTLSAIMLLVAAPALAKVSLSFQSSDYFALMVLGLSAVAAFAGKGQVLKAWMMTILGLMLSTVGIDKGVGVERFTFGLTDLMDGFSFLLLAMATFALGETLMGILKPSKDTRDEEQDKLSNIGSMKVTKEEIKEVAPVSIRSSILGFFTGVLPGAGATIAAFLSYGMERNLAPKEKKEEFGKGSIRGLVAPESANNAASSGSFVPLLTLGIPGSGTTAIMLGALIAYGIQPGPRLFVEHPDVFWSVIISMYIGNIVLVILNLPLIPYISKLLAVPRTVLLPMILFFSITGVYLVSFNTIDVFIMILIAMAAIALRLANFPLAPLLLGFILGGLMEENLRRALMISDGELSFLWERPITLAFTALAVLILFSPIIINAVKRVMPSRNAKSVTD, from the coding sequence ATGTTGGATGGAATCTTACAAGGATTATCGACTGCGGTAATGCCAATGAACATCATGATGGTAATTGTTGGCTGTTTTGTCGGTACTTTTATCGGAATGTTGCCGGGACTCGGACCCATTTCAGCTATCGCGTTGATGATCCCAATTACTTATGGATTAGAGCCCTCTTCAGGTCTGATTCTTATGGCTGGTGTGTATTACGGCGCGGTATTTGGTGGCTCAACTTCATCAATTCTGATTAATGCACCAGGCTGTTCCTCCACTGTGGTCACCGCATTTGACGGTTACCCAATGGCAAAAAAAGGCATGGCGGGTAAAGCGTTAGCACTGGCAGCTTACTCTTCATTCACTGGTGGTACGCTCTCTGCCATCATGTTATTGGTCGCCGCTCCTGCTCTAGCGAAAGTGTCACTGAGCTTCCAATCGTCTGATTATTTTGCGCTAATGGTGCTTGGTCTTTCAGCTGTGGCGGCATTCGCAGGTAAAGGACAAGTACTCAAAGCATGGATGATGACCATTTTAGGCTTAATGCTCTCTACGGTCGGTATCGACAAAGGTGTCGGCGTTGAGCGCTTTACCTTCGGTCTCACTGACTTAATGGATGGCTTTAGCTTCCTGCTACTTGCAATGGCAACCTTTGCGCTAGGCGAAACGTTGATGGGCATTCTTAAGCCAAGCAAAGATACCCGTGACGAAGAACAAGATAAGCTCTCGAACATCGGCAGTATGAAGGTAACCAAAGAGGAAATTAAAGAAGTTGCACCGGTTTCAATTCGCTCTTCGATTCTCGGCTTCTTTACTGGCGTTCTGCCGGGTGCTGGCGCAACCATCGCAGCCTTTCTAAGCTACGGTATGGAACGTAACCTAGCACCAAAAGAGAAGAAAGAAGAGTTTGGTAAAGGCAGTATTCGCGGCTTAGTCGCGCCAGAGTCTGCAAATAACGCGGCATCAAGCGGCTCTTTCGTGCCTCTTCTTACGCTTGGTATTCCAGGTTCTGGCACAACAGCAATCATGCTAGGTGCGTTGATCGCTTATGGTATTCAGCCGGGTCCACGCCTTTTCGTTGAACACCCTGATGTATTCTGGTCGGTGATTATCTCAATGTACATCGGTAACATTGTGTTGGTGATTCTGAATCTACCTTTGATCCCTTACATCTCTAAGTTACTTGCGGTGCCAAGAACGGTATTACTGCCAATGATTCTGTTCTTCTCAATTACCGGTGTATACCTAGTATCATTCAATACTATCGATGTATTTATCATGATTCTAATTGCCATGGCAGCGATAGCTTTAAGGTTGGCAAACTTCCCTCTTGCTCCACTATTGCTTGGCTTTATCTTAGGTGGTTTGATGGAAGAGAATCTGCGACGCGCCTTGATGATCAGTGATGGTGAACTGAGCTTCTTATGGGAACGCCCTATTACTCTGGCGTTTACCGCTCTAGCAGTGCTCATCCTGTTTAGCCCAATTATCATCAATGCGGTTAAGCGAGTGATGCCAAGTCGCAACGCGAAATCAGTCACAGATTAA